The sequence CTGTATATTGTATACCTGGGATTCTATCTTGCTGCTACTAATAAAACTCTCTAAACCTTTTTGTTCTAGAAGAGGGTTTGAGTAAAGTATCATAGTTAAATCTGACTTGACTAACCTGAAAGATTAAGAGCTACAATTACCATGATGCTTTTGCAAAGTGCAGTCTAGATACTGTGTGTTAATAGAAAGTGTTTCATTGAAATCCTTGGCTTTGCCTTGCTATTGTTATGCTTCCTAGTCAGTATGTTCCCAGAGAATGCAACTAACCAAGCACAGTTATTAGGCAAGTTTGAGGCACAGGAGGCCTGTGGTTTGCATCTCTCAGCCAAATCAAACAACTTTTTAGACCAGTTACTGTTGCTTTGGACTCTTCCTACAATTCTTCACCTTCTCTAATCTTGATTGTAACTGACCTCCCCTTTGAAATCCCAGGTTTGCTATTAAATACAAAATGACTATAGGGATACTGTTTATCGAATTATGAATTACAATACTTTTGATAAATATTAACCCCATTAATAGTGTATTTTATAGAAACTACTTACCACTTGCTTGACAGTTtgaatttttaccattttatacCATGTGTCTTCGGTAGAATTTTGCCATATTATATAACCACAGGCAACCCAGGCTAAATGTAGAAGGAGCGTCATTTCTGGAGATACATTTCCAAAATTGTCTGGTAGGAGAAACATTTATATGATAATTATATATGTAGTATTaaccttttaaaacaaaatgtaaattctAAATCATGTCTTAGTTTCCTTCAAATGTgtgcagaaaataatttaattaagcTATGGATCTATGaaatttctgaggcctcttttttGTTGGATTAGATTGGAGATGAGTATTTTTGCAAAAGCCTGCATGTTTCTAACATACTTAGCAACTAACAATTTTAAGCATAGATAATTGAGATTGATTTTAAAgttgaaacaaacaaatgatttTCATgccatatttatgtatatacctGGAATATTTTGTGCTTCTAGTGGTTCCTTCATCGACTTGAGTCTTTGATAAAATGTGTTGTCTTCTTCATCTggattctttccagtttctccTTCAAATGTGAAGTTGACTTCTGGTGCAGTTTCTTGTCCCATTAAAGGGTAAAGTACTTCAGCTGTGCAGTTCACCTTAACTTGCTGTTTGAAATTTAGCAAAAGATCCTTATATACAGGAGGCTATTCATTATTAATTATCATCTTTGAGATATGATTTAAAGCATAGGCCCCTAATGGTGTTGTTTTAGACTAGACTTCAGAGTGCATGTTTTCAGAGGTATCTAACTGGGCCTGGCCTATTAATATTCTATACTTATCATGTGAGTACCCTAAAATAGGTAACTTACCTTGTAAATGATCTTGTAAAGTCTAGTCTTAAAACTGAATATATCTCAGTATTAATGGGGTGTCCACTTGCAAGGCCAGATTTTAGTCTGACTTTATATACCAACTCAAGACTCTGGttacttttaaagtttttccaTTACTCTTACTCCTTGCTCCtgaaataacataatttttttcaaatgcagaTGCAGCAGTCTGTGTCTGGATATAAAATTAGAAGATTATAGCATTGGGTTATGCTTTGTAAAGATGGCTGTCTAGCAGCTCAGATGCCTTTTAATGAATCTCCTTATGAATTATGCTCAACAGAAAggcaagctttttaaaatttcaagatgGCTGTGGTACAGATTGCCATTGCTTTCTTTGAAGTTTGTCTCATTACTAATTTGACAGTTGtgtataatctttaaaatttcCCTTCCTTATTACTGGAGGATCTTTATATGAATGGTGGTATCAGCTGGCATTCTATTGCTTGTGAATATCTAAGAACACATTATTTCTCTAAAAACccaatgaaaaacagaatgagaaaagCAGACGTAAGAAAGTGATTGATTGGGGAGTAAATTACTTCACTCATTTATATTAGGCATAAGTGCTGATTGCCCTAAGAGTAAGGAAATTCATTTGAACTGAAGTATATAGTCTTTTTCTGTGTAGGTTGGTAGAAATAATTCACATACCTAGGAATACCCAACGATAGTAAAGAACTGATCCTTGTAAACTTTGCCCATATGGTAATTTTTAGAGGCAGGGATTTcacaacaactttttaaaaagaggtaaaaCTAATCAGTGTTATGGATTTGATCAGCAAAAATGATCTGGAATATTTAGAATTAAATTTGATTTAATAAGaacattttggctgggcatggtagctcatgcctgtaatcctggcactttgggaagcagaggcaggaggatcacaaaaattagccaagtgtggtggcatgcacctgtggtcccagctactgggggtggctgaggtaggaggatggcctgagcccacgaagttgaggctgcagtgagccatgttccgccactgcacttcagcctgggtgatagagaccctgtctcaaagaaaaaagaaaaaaaaattgacgtACTTTTTGTATAATTTCTTCAACAGCAAATTTAAGGCGATACTTATGTCCTCTTCCTGGAATATcctaaaattaaacaaatgtaATGGAGACAAGAAAATATTATAACAACATTATACTTGCATTGTTAGAAGCATCCATCTCATTTGGTTGGAGGGGCTGGCTGAAGGGGAATGGTGAAAGCCTTAGATCTTGAAAAAGGCATGTCACCATGAATGTAACATCTAATCTAGCAAGTCCCCTGTCAGGTTTATTTTGGATGAAAACAAAAGGGTAGGATAAAAGCATACAAATTGGGCACAGCTCACTTTGAATCATCAAAAGACTTTAACCTCTGGATCTGTGATCTTAAAGTCTCTACATAAATTTTGAAACAGTGTTTAATTCTAAAGATGACAAATAGTGTCATCTTTGAAAAGATTTTTCATAAAGCTCAGTGTACCCTCCAAATAATGTTCAATGAACGTGAATTTCATTTTGAGGCAGATTACTGCAAAGCAATTGGAGACTTAATACAATTAAGTATTGTTTTTACTTGTATATTAGTGGAACTGCAAAATGATTAACAAATTTTATAAGACTAAGAAATGAGTTTCACTTTTAAATCAAAATACTGGTTGAAAATTTATACCTAATTATGTTATCTGGTCCAGTTTCAAAATAAGATCTACGGTCTGTCAGCTCTTAAAGACTGTTAGCAGTTAAAATTCTGTCAGATAAATAAGGGATAATCTGAAATCCAGTGGATtttagtaaaatgaaaacaaacgtCGTTAGTGATTGCTGAGGCCTTAAACATTTAACTCAAGCCTTTAGCAGAGGGCGCACATCTTTTAAGGCAGTCATGTGGTAGTGGTGTTTGGGTGGCTAAAGGCCAGCGTCAGCCCACAGTGCTTTTATTCTTTGACTTTGTCGGTTTCTCTTGCTGTTTGTTTCCTCCTTCATTTTGGTCAAAGGGTCTAATAAGGATTTGCCTTAAAATGTAGGCAATAGAGAGTCATTTGGAAGATGGGAGCTTTTGTTGGTCCAGATCAGAGTAGCAGATGAGAAACGTGGCAGCCTTAAGAGTCTTTCGAATGGTTCCTACAGGTTACACTTAAGGAAAGTGCTGCCCCATTACTTAGAGCGTTTTCCCATTTTCCTGTAACTGTGCGTGTAAAAACTTTGTCTCTGCCTTAAGATGAAAACAGTCCCGGGCTGTCTGCAGAGACTGTAGTATAGACATTCCCCCAGAAACCTTAATATCTCAAGACCAGATACCAGCAGTGTGTCCTAAAACAGAAGGTGGGTAGGGGGTGGCGTGGAGTATCTGCACACAAAGGCTGAGACCTCGGGTCAGTGGAGGGAGCGCAATCCTGAAGCCCCCGCTGCGCGCCACCCCCTGCTAAACTCACCTCCATGCTGGCTTGTTTGACCTTCTGCACCTCAAACACCCTGTGGGGGGTCCCCTGCTGGTAGTTGATGTAGTTCTGTGCCACCAAGGCTGCCCTGGAGGCTGGGTAGTTGGTCGGCGGGATTTCCATTCTGTTAGAGCAGTGACTTCAGGGCTTGGGCTGCTGAGGCTTAACGGGACCAGTAGCAGAGCGCCACCCGTCCTGCTTGCTGCTGGGTCCGGTTGCCGAGGCGAAAAAGTCGCAAGCTCCTTCAGTCTGTCTTCTTTCTCAGCAACTTCCGACTCCGGAAGCTGCTGCTTGGGCTCAGGCTCTCTCCTTCCCAGCTCCCTGGGCTGGCTGCTTCTGAGGCCCCGCCCCGCTACTGCCAGCAGCGGCCTTCCTTACTCCGCCTGCCGGTTCCTACTGGAAGAGAGGCCAGCATGCTGTCAGGCACCAGCGGTTGGAGGTGTGGGGAGGGAGTCAGTGGGCTAGGTTCTCTGGGATTGCGTCTTTCCTTTCATTAACCTTTATAGAAGTGCAGGGTGGGGCTTTCTGGCCTTCGCTTATGTAGGACGTCTCTGAAGCCTCCAGTTTCCTGTCCATGGAAAAAAAGTCTGGTTGCTTCGCTTGCATACTGGAATGCAACTTCCGTATACACCGCACGCAGTGTCCCTGACAGGGCAAGGTGCACAGGCACTCCAGGTAGTGATTCGATTCCTTCATTTCCCTTCCCCTTGTGAGAGTCCAGGAAGAGGCTTTCTCGTCCTCAGCTCTTTGTGGGTTTTGGACCAGTTCTGCCCAAATCAAAGTATGAGAATCTGCAAACTATAATATTAAATTGGGGGATTATGTAATTTggatcaggagaaaaaaaatgcgCCTGTACCCCTCTCCTTTACTAATCTTAAAATGATGAAGTTTTAATGTAATACCATGCTTCCAATTTGagtcattttgaatattttacttcaaggattaaaataaacttaaaaactaAACTTATACAAATTACTCTCTCTGGTATGTGGTCTCCCTCATTGAAATGGGTCTATAAACCTGACTTTGTAGAAGTACAGGTTTATCCTTGGTGGTCTTAGGCTAATTGGGCTAGGATAACTTGGAGATTCTACCAAGGTTTGGCCAAGGTCTTCGCTGCCTGGATtgggaccttttttttttgagtcagagtttcgctctggttgcccaggctggagtgcaatggtgcgatctcagctcactgcaacctttgctcctgggttcaagcagttcttctgcctcagcctcccaagtagctgaagaTTACAGtcatgtggcaccatgcccagctcattttgtatttttagtagagacagggtttctccatgttggtcaggctggtctcgaactcccgacc is a genomic window of Macaca mulatta isolate MMU2019108-1 chromosome 2, T2T-MMU8v2.0, whole genome shotgun sequence containing:
- the LXN gene encoding latexin, which encodes MEIPPTNYPASRAALVAQNYINYQQGTPHRVFEVQKVKQASMEDIPGRGHKYRLKFAVEEIIQKQVKVNCTAEVLYPLMGQETAPEVNFTFEGETGKNPDEEDNTFYQRLKSMKEPLEAQNIPDNFGNVSPEMTLLLHLAWVACGYIIWQNSTEDTWYKMVKIQTVKQVQRNDDFIELDYTILLHDIGSQEIIPWQMQVLWHPQYGTKVKHNSRLPKEVQLE